One Artemia franciscana chromosome 15, ASM3288406v1, whole genome shotgun sequence genomic window carries:
- the LOC136036564 gene encoding uncharacterized protein LOC136036564 has translation MATIRELQHALAVRTEELREYDAVVKRLKKQIVDKENLISQLRNELDKYRQVLRSPTLATKFQHVGIEENGLRINPDAPWRKTNGVLNGEGRVKRQAISAEPLSMTMLNDIREVGIKKVTKSQR, from the coding sequence ATGGCGACTATACGTGAGTTACAGCATGCTTTAGCTGTGAGAACGGAAGAATTGAGAGAATACGATGCCGTTgtgaaaagactaaaaaagcaaattgttgatAAGGAAAATTTGATATCTCAATTAAGGAATGAATTGGATAAATATAGACAAGTTTTGAGATCGCCCACTTTGGCAACTAAGTTTCAGCATGTTGGAATTGAAGAGAATGGATTGCGTATTAATCCGGATGCACCGTGGAGGAAAACGAACGGCGTTTTGAATGGAGAAGGAAGGGTCAAAAGACAGGCTATTTCTGCAGAGCCTCTTAGTATGACGATGCTCAATGACATAAGGGAAGTTGGAATTAAAAAGGTTACAAAATCACAGAGGTAG